The Toxorhynchites rutilus septentrionalis strain SRP chromosome 3, ASM2978413v1, whole genome shotgun sequence genome includes a region encoding these proteins:
- the LOC129778439 gene encoding 8-oxo-dGDP phosphatase NUDT18 has protein sequence METNLIRVLEGQYLDELTSELCDFSLEEQNAATEAQGVKPLAASDYVPVVGKTVTYVVACVIVNDKNEVLMMQEAKESCAGKWYLPAGRMEPGETIVESAVREVLEETGMKAEITTLLAVESAGGTWFRFVLSGRVTGGELKTPSQADQESIQAKWIENLNELNLRANDILPIIDLARNHKRRLPKDPNWHRDILPAKKPHYKNYLRVVVAIKNKSTNQVFVLLSEKTAYHFPTVEIHPGRSIHSTLKKFMIELFGADLPQHRPHGVLSVEHHTTGSQANPTDGICVTLLVVCRPSIESVSLIGKCIWHELNKELSARLAMSVAAKNSTLLLHVVR, from the coding sequence ATGGAGACTAATTTGATTCGTGTTCTGGAAGGACAGTATCTCGATGAGTTGACAAGTGAATTGTGTGACTTCTCACTAGAAGAACAAAATGCTGCCACGGAAGCGCAAGGTGTGAAACCTTTAGCTGCTTCAGATTACGTACCAGTTGTGGGTAAAACAGTGACCTACGTGGTGGCTTGTGTGATTGTGAATGACAAAAACGAAGTGCTGATGATGCAAGAAGCCAAGGAGTCCTGTGCTGGCAAGTGGTATCTGCCGGCTGGTCGGATGGAACCTGGTGAAACAATAGTTGAATCTGCAGTAAGGGAAGTACTGGAAGAAACTGGAATGAAGGCTGAAATCACAACTCTACTTGCTGTGGAATCAGCGGGTGGTACGTGGTTCCGATTTGTTCTAAGTGGTAGAGTTACAGGAGGAGAACTAAAAACGCCTTCGCAGGCAGATCAAGAATCGATTCAAGCAAAATGGATCGAAAACCTTAACGAGCTCAACTTGCGTGCGAATGATATTCTGCCAATTATAGATTTAGCACGCAACCATAAGCGACGCCTTCCCAAAGACCCCAATTGGCACAGAGATATTCTTCCGGCCAAAAAACCGCACTACAAAAACTATCTACGGGTAGTtgttgcaataaagaacaaaagtaCCAATCAAGTATTTGTGTTACTCAGTGAGAAAACAGCATACCATTTTCCTACAGTGGAAATTCATCCTGGCCGTAGTATTCATTCCACATTGAAGAAGTTCATGATCGAACTGTTTGGGGCCGATCTACCACAGCATAGACCACACGGAGTTTTGAGCGTCGAGCACCACACCACCGGTTCCCAGGCGAACCCGACAGACGGTATTTGTGTCACGTTGCTGGTCGTCTGTCGGCCCTCGATCGAGAGCGTGTCTCTTATAGGCAAGTGTATTTGGCACGAGCTGAATAAGGAACTCAGCGCCCGCCTGGCGATGTCTGTCGCCGCGAAGAATTCCACGCTATTGCTGCATGTTGTACGATAA